A genomic window from Pseudonocardia broussonetiae includes:
- the dxs gene encoding 1-deoxy-D-xylulose-5-phosphate synthase, producing MTVLRSISGPADLRRLGPDRLPELAAEIRRFLVECVSRTGGHLGPNLGVVELTIALHRVFDSPTDTVVWDTGHQAYVHKLLTGRHDGWDRLKKTGGLSGYPSRAESEHDVVESSHASSSLSWADGIARAYALTGQQRHVVAVIGDGALTGGMAWEALNNIATGDRNVVIVVNDNGRSYSPTIGGLADRLASLRLQPAYERVLDAGKAALSRTPVVGGTLYAGLHAVKAGLKDALSPQELFSDLGIKYFGPVDGHDVEAMESALHRAKRFGGPVIVHAVTRKGHGYLPAENDELEQMHSPAAFDPETGLPTGAPSVGWTSVFAEELVDIGRRRTDVVAITAAMLGPTGLAPFAAAYPDRWIDVGIAEQHALTCAAGLATGGMHPVVALYSTFLNRGFDQLLMDVALHGQAVTLVLDRAGVTGSDGPSHNGMWDLSLLGVVPGMRVAAPRDAVTLREELAEAIAVDDGPTALRFPKGSVIESVPAVRRIDGVDVLHASDDAAVLLVCAGAFGRLGVEAAQRLAAQGVAATVVDPRWVLPVPGAVVEMAREHRLVVTVSDSGRHGGFGSVVSAALRDAECDVPLRDVALPQEFLDHGSRDDVLAATGLTAQDVARRVTEWASALPSFTMPSDVDASDLGVES from the coding sequence GTGACCGTGCTCCGATCGATCAGTGGTCCCGCCGACCTCCGACGCCTCGGGCCGGACCGGCTCCCCGAGCTCGCCGCCGAGATCCGCCGCTTCCTCGTCGAGTGCGTGTCGCGCACCGGCGGGCACCTCGGCCCCAACCTCGGCGTCGTCGAGCTGACGATCGCGCTGCACCGCGTGTTCGACTCCCCGACCGACACGGTCGTCTGGGACACCGGCCACCAGGCCTACGTCCACAAGCTCCTCACCGGCCGCCACGACGGCTGGGACCGGCTGAAGAAGACCGGCGGGCTCTCGGGCTACCCGAGCCGCGCCGAGAGCGAGCACGACGTCGTCGAGTCCAGCCACGCGTCGTCGTCGCTGTCGTGGGCCGACGGCATCGCCCGCGCCTACGCGCTGACCGGGCAGCAGCGCCACGTCGTCGCCGTGATCGGCGACGGCGCGCTCACCGGCGGGATGGCCTGGGAGGCGCTCAACAACATCGCGACCGGCGACCGCAACGTCGTCATCGTCGTCAACGACAACGGCCGCTCCTACTCCCCGACGATCGGCGGCCTGGCCGACCGGCTCGCCTCGCTGCGCCTGCAGCCCGCCTACGAGCGCGTGCTCGACGCGGGCAAGGCGGCGCTCTCGCGCACCCCGGTCGTCGGCGGCACCCTCTACGCCGGCCTGCACGCGGTGAAGGCCGGCCTCAAGGACGCGCTGAGCCCGCAGGAGCTGTTCTCCGACCTCGGCATCAAGTACTTCGGGCCGGTCGACGGGCACGACGTCGAGGCGATGGAGTCGGCGCTGCACCGCGCCAAGCGCTTCGGCGGGCCGGTGATCGTGCACGCCGTCACGCGCAAGGGCCACGGCTACCTCCCGGCCGAGAACGACGAGCTCGAGCAGATGCACAGCCCGGCCGCGTTCGACCCCGAGACGGGGCTGCCCACCGGGGCGCCGTCCGTCGGCTGGACCAGTGTGTTCGCCGAGGAGCTCGTGGACATCGGGCGCCGGCGCACCGACGTCGTCGCGATCACCGCGGCCATGCTCGGCCCCACCGGGCTCGCGCCGTTCGCGGCCGCGTACCCCGACCGCTGGATCGACGTCGGCATCGCCGAGCAGCACGCCCTGACCTGCGCCGCCGGCCTCGCGACGGGCGGCATGCACCCCGTCGTCGCGCTCTACTCGACGTTCCTCAACCGCGGTTTCGACCAGCTGCTGATGGACGTGGCGCTGCACGGGCAGGCGGTCACGCTGGTGCTCGACCGCGCCGGCGTCACCGGCAGCGACGGCCCCTCGCACAACGGCATGTGGGACCTCTCGCTGCTCGGCGTCGTCCCCGGGATGCGGGTCGCCGCCCCGCGCGACGCCGTCACGCTGCGCGAGGAGCTGGCCGAGGCGATCGCCGTCGACGACGGCCCCACCGCGCTGCGCTTCCCCAAGGGCTCGGTGATCGAGTCGGTGCCCGCCGTCCGTCGCATCGACGGCGTCGACGTGCTGCACGCCTCCGACGACGCCGCGGTGCTGCTGGTCTGCGCCGGGGCGTTCGGCCGGCTCGGTGTCGAGGCGGCGCAGCGGCTCGCGGCGCAGGGCGTCGCGGCCACCGTCGTCGACCCGCGGTGGGTGCTCCCGGTGCCCGGCGCCGTCGTCGAGATGGCGCGCGAGCACCGGCTCGTGGTCACGGTCAGCGACAGCGGGCGGCACGGCGGGTTCGGCTCGGTCGTCTCCGCCGCGCTGCGCGACGCGGAGTGCGACGTGCCGCTGCGCGACGTCGCCCTGCCCCAGGAGTTCCTCGACCACGGCAGCCGCGACGACGTGCTGGCCGCCACCGGGCTCACCGCGCAGGACGTGGCGCGCCGGGTCACCGAGTGGGCGTCGGCGCTGCCGTCGTTCACGATGCCGTCGGACGTCGACGCCTCCGACCTCGGCGTGGAGTCCTGA
- a CDS encoding response regulator transcription factor, with protein MRVLVVEDEHPLADAIARGLRREGMAVDVAYDGDTGHEKSAVTRYDVVVLDRDLPGMTGDALCGEIVGSGATTRVLMLTASGTLADKVDGLSRGADDYLAKPFDFPELVARLRALGRRATPAVPPLLTAGDVALDPARRTVLRADRPVELTRKEFGVLEVLISAGGGVVSSEELLERVWDENADPFTTTVRVTVMTLRKKLGEPGVIETVVGAGYRVPAAG; from the coding sequence ATGCGCGTGCTGGTCGTCGAGGACGAGCACCCCCTGGCCGACGCCATCGCCCGCGGGCTGCGGCGCGAGGGCATGGCCGTCGACGTCGCCTACGACGGCGACACCGGGCACGAGAAGTCGGCCGTCACCCGCTACGACGTGGTGGTGCTCGACCGTGACCTGCCCGGCATGACCGGCGACGCGCTGTGCGGCGAGATCGTCGGCTCCGGGGCCACCACGCGGGTGCTGATGCTCACCGCGAGCGGCACGCTGGCCGACAAGGTCGACGGCCTGTCCCGCGGGGCAGACGACTACCTCGCCAAGCCCTTCGACTTCCCCGAGCTCGTCGCCCGCCTGCGCGCGCTCGGCCGCCGCGCCACCCCGGCCGTGCCGCCGCTGCTCACCGCGGGCGACGTCGCGCTCGACCCGGCCCGGCGCACGGTGCTCCGCGCCGACCGGCCCGTGGAGCTCACGCGCAAGGAGTTCGGCGTGCTGGAGGTCCTGATCTCCGCCGGCGGCGGCGTCGTCAGCAGCGAGGAGCTGCTGGAGCGGGTGTGGGACGAGAACGCCGACCCGTTCACCACCACCGTGCGGGTCACGGTCATGACGCTGCGCAAGAAGCTCGGCGAGCCCGGCGTGATCGAGACGGTGGTCGGCGCGGGGTACCGCGTGCCCGCCGCGGGGTGA
- a CDS encoding GGDEF domain-containing protein — translation MDEPSPAPGSRTLWGLGPGPLGLALVVELTAVAVAVAGLVALPAAGQPLLLALGLTALSVVHTELATGIERVRRRASENSYFDLSSVWTFAAALLLPPGLAAVVIVLVYVHLWHRVWAPAGIPLYRHVFTTATVLLAARAAHEVVALAGGLPADPTQPGVVLAVGLAVGSYVLVNTLLVGAVIALSGPRPVLRDLFGRWDDNALEVATLCMGALAAVALASTPALVALVLPPILVLHRAVLVRQLEQEASTDAKTGLLNAAAWQTQALRVVDRARRTGSGAGVLMLDLDHFKIVNDTHGHLAGDDVLAAVAAELRAEVRSHDVVGRFGGEEFVVLLPDLPAGGTGRTELWRVAERLRDRVSRLDVGVATSGGLRTVTGLSVSIGGATVPTDGTTLDQVLTAADASLYEAKAGGRNLVRIAADAHVPSPRRPTA, via the coding sequence GTGGACGAGCCGTCACCCGCTCCGGGATCCCGCACCCTGTGGGGTCTGGGCCCGGGACCGCTCGGCCTGGCGCTGGTCGTCGAGCTCACCGCGGTGGCCGTCGCCGTCGCCGGGCTGGTCGCGCTCCCCGCCGCCGGGCAGCCGCTCCTGCTGGCGCTGGGCCTCACGGCCCTGAGCGTCGTGCACACCGAGCTGGCCACGGGCATCGAGCGGGTCCGGCGCCGGGCGTCGGAGAACTCCTACTTCGACCTCAGCTCGGTCTGGACCTTCGCCGCCGCGCTGCTGCTGCCCCCGGGCCTCGCCGCGGTGGTCATCGTGCTGGTCTACGTGCACCTGTGGCACCGGGTGTGGGCGCCCGCGGGCATCCCGCTCTACCGCCACGTCTTCACGACGGCGACGGTCCTGCTGGCCGCCCGCGCGGCCCACGAGGTCGTCGCGCTGGCCGGCGGGCTGCCGGCCGACCCCACGCAGCCCGGCGTCGTCCTCGCGGTCGGGCTCGCCGTCGGCTCCTACGTGCTGGTCAACACGCTGCTGGTCGGGGCGGTGATCGCGCTGAGCGGGCCGCGCCCGGTGCTGCGCGACCTGTTCGGGCGGTGGGACGACAACGCGCTGGAGGTCGCCACCCTGTGCATGGGCGCCCTGGCCGCGGTGGCGCTGGCCTCGACGCCCGCGCTGGTCGCGCTGGTCCTCCCGCCGATCCTCGTGCTGCACCGCGCGGTCCTGGTCCGCCAGCTCGAGCAGGAGGCCAGCACCGACGCCAAGACCGGCCTGCTCAACGCGGCGGCGTGGCAGACGCAGGCGCTGCGGGTCGTCGACCGGGCCCGCCGGACGGGCTCGGGCGCGGGCGTCCTGATGCTCGACCTCGACCACTTCAAGATCGTCAACGACACCCACGGCCACCTGGCGGGCGACGACGTGCTCGCCGCGGTCGCCGCGGAGCTGCGCGCGGAGGTGCGCAGCCACGACGTCGTCGGGCGCTTCGGCGGCGAGGAGTTCGTGGTCCTGCTGCCGGACCTGCCGGCGGGCGGCACCGGCCGCACCGAGCTGTGGCGGGTGGCCGAGCGACTGCGCGACCGGGTCTCCCGGCTCGACGTGGGGGTGGCCACATCGGGCGGTCTGCGGACGGTCACCGGGCTCTCGGTGTCGATCGGCGGCGCCACCGTCCCGACCGACGGCACCACCCTCGACCAGGTGCTCACCGCTGCCGACGCCTCGCTCTACGAGGCTAAGGCGGGCGGTCGCAACCTGGTCCGGATCGCCGCCGACGCCCACGTCCCCTCGCCCCGGCGCCCCACGGCGTGA